Proteins from a single region of Catenulispora acidiphila DSM 44928:
- a CDS encoding MIP/aquaporin family protein yields MANRLAERVRAKGLVGEMAAEFAGTFILLLFGLGVVAQVAAGGIGNHDSIAWAWGFGVMLGVYVAAKITGAHLNPAVTVALAAFGGFSWRKVLPYSVAQVAGAFVAALVVRWNYTEVIAKFDPGHTLKSQGIFSTLPGNGTLPVHMWGGFRDQVIGTAILLFLILAITDVRNTAPGANLAPVVIGLLIVAIGMAFGTDAGYAINPARDFGPRLAEFFTGYHTAFRDQYGDLYFWVPIVAPIIGGLLGAWLYKVLVGTFLSDEAEPDDPAAVPIDPAVPAEQPAS; encoded by the coding sequence ATGGCGAATCGCTTGGCGGAGCGCGTTCGGGCCAAAGGGCTCGTGGGGGAGATGGCCGCGGAGTTCGCGGGCACGTTCATCCTTCTGTTGTTCGGTCTCGGCGTGGTGGCCCAGGTGGCCGCCGGAGGGATCGGCAACCACGACAGCATCGCCTGGGCCTGGGGTTTCGGTGTGATGCTCGGCGTCTATGTGGCGGCCAAGATCACCGGTGCGCACCTGAACCCCGCGGTCACCGTCGCGCTGGCCGCCTTCGGCGGCTTCTCGTGGCGCAAAGTGCTGCCCTACTCCGTGGCGCAGGTCGCCGGCGCGTTCGTCGCGGCGCTGGTCGTGCGCTGGAACTACACCGAGGTCATCGCGAAGTTCGACCCGGGCCACACCCTGAAGAGCCAGGGCATCTTCTCCACGCTGCCCGGCAACGGCACGCTGCCGGTGCACATGTGGGGCGGGTTCCGCGACCAGGTCATCGGCACCGCGATCCTGCTGTTCCTCATCCTGGCGATCACCGACGTGCGCAACACCGCGCCGGGAGCCAACCTGGCGCCGGTCGTCATCGGCCTGCTCATCGTGGCCATCGGCATGGCCTTCGGGACCGACGCCGGCTACGCCATCAACCCGGCGCGCGACTTCGGTCCGCGGCTCGCCGAGTTCTTCACCGGCTATCACACAGCGTTCCGGGACCAGTACGGCGATCTGTACTTCTGGGTGCCCATCGTCGCCCCGATCATCGGCGGCCTGCTCGGCGCCTGGCTCTACAAGGTCCTGGTCGGCACCTTCCTGTCGGACGAGGCCGAGCCGGACGACCCGGCCGCCGTGCCGATCGACCCGGCGGTCCCCGCCGAGCAGCCGGCTTCCTGA
- a CDS encoding DoxX family protein, producing MASRGLRTDLGLLALRLGTGGILIAHGTQKLFGWFGGRGPKGTAATMHAMGFRPGLPNALTAGLSETAGGTLLALGAATPAGGAAALGAMSAAAAVHHPSGFFNSTGGYEYPAFLALTATGLAVAGPGRFSVDHATDNRLNTPPVLLSAFAASALAATEVLRRRTKVMAAQAAAAGDEADAEDEADSGETDNATQAAHDAAADLP from the coding sequence ATGGCCAGCCGAGGACTACGCACCGACCTGGGCCTGTTGGCACTACGCCTGGGCACCGGCGGCATCCTGATCGCCCACGGCACCCAAAAACTCTTCGGCTGGTTCGGCGGCCGCGGCCCCAAAGGCACCGCCGCGACAATGCACGCGATGGGCTTCCGCCCCGGCCTCCCCAACGCCCTGACGGCCGGCCTCAGCGAAACAGCCGGCGGCACCCTCCTAGCCCTCGGCGCCGCAACCCCAGCCGGCGGCGCCGCAGCCCTCGGCGCAATGTCAGCAGCAGCAGCGGTCCATCACCCATCCGGCTTCTTCAACAGCACCGGCGGCTACGAATACCCGGCCTTCCTAGCCCTCACCGCAACAGGCCTGGCAGTCGCCGGCCCAGGCCGATTCTCAGTCGACCACGCCACCGACAACCGCCTGAACACCCCACCAGTGCTCCTCAGCGCCTTCGCCGCCAGCGCACTGGCCGCGACGGAGGTCCTCCGCCGCCGAACGAAGGTCATGGCGGCACAGGCTGCGGCGGCAGGGGACGAAGCCGACGCGGAGGATGAAGCCGACTCGGGGGAGACGGACAACGCGACGCAAGCGGCGCACGATGCGGCGGCCGACCTGCCGTGA
- a CDS encoding alpha/beta hydrolase — MSTLVHEGLTYAEIQGYRPLLLDLHLPVTASPQSPVPVVVWMHGGAFWEGDRRYLPSNLAPNAVFDTLVASGIAAATIDYRLSGEATYPAQLHDVRAAIRYLRSNAATWGLDATRVGVWGESSGGTLGALAALAPTDSDATSATNATNATNATDQPITAAALWCSPTDLVSLRHFSAISGLLGGGDPEALEAAAVQASPLTHVRGDAPAFLIMHGDADRTVPVHQAELLHKALLAVGARSTFTAVEGAGHVFDGHPDAQQLVEQVVAFFAQEFAQPAAA; from the coding sequence ATGAGCACCCTTGTTCACGAAGGCCTGACCTACGCCGAGATCCAGGGCTACCGGCCGCTCCTGCTCGACCTGCACCTCCCGGTGACCGCCAGTCCGCAGTCGCCGGTGCCGGTCGTGGTCTGGATGCACGGCGGCGCGTTCTGGGAGGGCGATCGCAGGTATCTGCCGTCGAATCTCGCCCCGAACGCGGTGTTCGACACGCTGGTGGCGTCCGGCATCGCCGCCGCGACGATCGACTACCGGCTCTCCGGCGAGGCTACATACCCGGCGCAGCTGCACGATGTCCGGGCCGCGATCAGATATCTGCGTTCCAACGCCGCCACCTGGGGATTGGACGCCACGCGCGTGGGCGTCTGGGGCGAGTCGTCCGGCGGGACGCTCGGCGCGCTCGCAGCCCTCGCCCCCACCGACAGCGACGCCACCAGCGCCACCAACGCCACCAACGCCACCAACGCCACCGACCAACCGATCACCGCCGCCGCCCTGTGGTGCTCCCCCACCGATCTGGTGTCACTGCGCCACTTCAGCGCGATCTCCGGACTTCTCGGCGGCGGCGACCCCGAGGCGCTGGAAGCCGCAGCCGTGCAGGCCAGCCCTCTGACCCACGTCCGCGGCGACGCGCCGGCGTTCCTCATCATGCACGGCGACGCCGACCGCACAGTGCCGGTCCACCAAGCCGAACTCCTGCACAAAGCCCTGCTCGCCGTCGGAGCACGCTCCACCTTCACAGCCGTCGAGGGTGCCGGCCACGTCTTCGACGGACACCCCGACGCTCAGCAGCTCGTCGAGCAGGTTGTGGCCTTCTTCGCCCAGGAGTTCGCGCAGCCCGCTGCGGCCTAG
- a CDS encoding IclR family transcriptional regulator, with the protein MPGPVQSIERAAAILRLLARGSGRLGVGEIAASLGLAKGTTHGILRTLQGVGFVEQDKSSGKYQLGATLLHLGTSYLDVNELRSRAINWADALAARSGEAVWIGTLLEGKVLIVHHVFRPDDSLQSLDVGALLPLHASALGKVLLAYDTQAAAELREAELAPLTRRTLVTPAALRRELTKVRDHGYATEIEESTLGQASIAAPIRGYGGLVVGAISITGAVDRVCPTTGKPDPTLADAVQNAAQMISRDLGAGRW; encoded by the coding sequence ATGCCGGGACCCGTGCAGTCCATCGAACGCGCGGCAGCGATCCTGCGCCTGCTGGCGCGCGGTTCCGGACGGCTCGGGGTCGGCGAGATAGCGGCGTCCCTGGGCCTGGCGAAGGGGACCACGCACGGCATCCTGCGCACGCTGCAGGGCGTGGGCTTCGTCGAGCAGGACAAGTCCAGCGGCAAGTACCAGCTCGGCGCCACCCTGCTGCACCTGGGCACCAGCTACCTGGACGTGAACGAGCTGCGCTCCCGGGCGATCAACTGGGCCGACGCGCTGGCCGCCCGCAGCGGCGAGGCGGTGTGGATCGGGACCCTGCTGGAGGGCAAGGTCTTGATCGTGCACCACGTCTTCCGGCCGGACGACTCCCTGCAGAGCCTGGACGTCGGCGCGCTGCTGCCGCTGCACGCCAGCGCGCTGGGCAAGGTCCTGCTCGCCTACGACACCCAGGCGGCGGCCGAACTGCGCGAGGCCGAACTCGCGCCGCTCACCCGGCGCACCCTGGTCACCCCGGCCGCCCTGCGCCGGGAGCTGACGAAGGTGCGCGACCACGGCTACGCCACCGAGATCGAGGAGTCGACGCTCGGCCAGGCCTCGATCGCCGCGCCGATCCGCGGCTACGGCGGGCTCGTGGTCGGCGCGATCAGCATCACCGGCGCGGTGGACCGGGTGTGTCCCACCACCGGCAAACCCGACCCGACGCTGGCCGACGCCGTGCAGAACGCCGCGCAGATGATCTCGCGGGACCTCGGCGCGGGACGCTGGTAA
- the glpK gene encoding glycerol kinase GlpK — MADYVGAVDQGTTSTRFMIFDHGGNEVARHQLEHEQILPKAGWVEHNPTEIWERTRAVIETAMNKAHLHAADLAALGITNQRETTMVWNRHTGRPYYNAIVWQDTRTDRIAAALDADERGQVIRRKAGLPPATYFAGGKIQWLLENVEGLRADAEAGDAIFGTMDSWLIWNLTGGVDGGVHVTDVTNASRTMLMDLETLDWDEELLGFFNVPRAMLPAIRPSSDPAGYGKTRADGPLRGEVPLTGDLGDQQAATVGQVCFTPGTAKNTYGTGNFLLLNTGKEIVRSENGLLTTVAYKFGDEDAVYALEGSIAVTGSAVQWLRDQLGIISGAAQSEALARQVEDNGGVYFVPAFSGLFAPYWRSDARGAIVGLSRYNTNAHLARATLESIAYQTRDVVEAMEQDSGVRLDVLRVDGGVTANELAMEIQADVLGVPVSKPVVAETTALGAAYAAGLAVGFWRTTEELVSNWNEDKRWEPRADEAARAKGYRNWKKAVDRTLNWVEFED, encoded by the coding sequence ATGGCTGACTACGTCGGCGCGGTCGACCAGGGCACCACCAGCACCCGTTTCATGATCTTCGATCACGGCGGCAACGAGGTGGCCCGGCACCAGCTGGAGCACGAGCAGATCCTGCCCAAGGCCGGCTGGGTCGAGCACAACCCCACCGAGATCTGGGAGCGCACCCGGGCGGTCATCGAGACCGCGATGAACAAGGCCCACCTGCACGCCGCGGACCTGGCGGCCCTCGGCATCACCAACCAGCGCGAGACCACCATGGTGTGGAACCGCCACACCGGCCGCCCGTACTACAACGCGATCGTCTGGCAGGACACCCGCACCGACCGCATCGCCGCCGCCCTGGACGCCGACGAGCGCGGACAGGTCATCCGCCGCAAGGCCGGGCTCCCGCCGGCGACCTACTTCGCCGGCGGCAAGATCCAGTGGCTGCTGGAGAACGTCGAGGGGCTGCGGGCCGACGCCGAGGCCGGGGACGCGATCTTCGGGACCATGGACAGCTGGCTGATCTGGAACCTCACCGGCGGCGTGGACGGCGGCGTGCACGTCACCGACGTCACCAACGCCAGCCGCACGATGCTGATGGACCTGGAGACGCTGGACTGGGACGAGGAGCTCCTGGGCTTCTTCAACGTCCCGCGCGCCATGCTCCCGGCGATCCGGCCCTCCTCGGACCCGGCGGGCTACGGCAAGACCCGCGCCGACGGCCCGCTGCGCGGCGAGGTCCCGCTCACCGGCGACCTCGGCGACCAGCAGGCCGCGACCGTCGGCCAGGTCTGCTTCACCCCGGGCACGGCGAAGAACACCTACGGGACCGGCAACTTCCTGCTGCTGAACACCGGCAAGGAGATCGTCCGCTCCGAGAACGGGCTGCTGACCACGGTCGCCTACAAGTTCGGCGACGAGGACGCGGTCTACGCCCTGGAAGGCTCCATCGCGGTGACCGGCTCGGCCGTGCAGTGGCTGCGCGACCAGCTCGGCATCATCTCCGGCGCGGCGCAGAGCGAGGCGCTGGCCCGGCAGGTCGAGGACAACGGCGGGGTGTACTTCGTGCCGGCGTTCTCCGGGCTGTTCGCGCCGTACTGGCGCTCGGACGCCCGCGGCGCCATCGTCGGGCTCTCCCGCTACAACACCAACGCCCACCTGGCGCGCGCCACCCTGGAGTCGATCGCCTACCAGACCCGCGACGTCGTGGAGGCGATGGAGCAGGACTCCGGCGTGCGGCTGGACGTGCTGCGCGTGGACGGCGGCGTCACCGCCAACGAGCTGGCCATGGAGATCCAGGCCGACGTGCTCGGCGTGCCGGTGTCCAAGCCGGTCGTGGCCGAGACCACCGCGCTCGGCGCCGCCTACGCCGCGGGTCTGGCCGTCGGCTTCTGGCGCACGACCGAGGAACTGGTCAGCAACTGGAACGAGGACAAGCGCTGGGAGCCGCGCGCCGACGAGGCCGCGCGCGCCAAGGGCTACCGCAACTGGAAGAAGGCTGTCGACCGGACGCTGAACTGGGTCGAGTTCGAGGACTGA
- a CDS encoding TetR/AcrR family transcriptional regulator: MPTPPPTPARADAQRNRQRLIEVAQRAFTTGDTKVPLEAVAKEAGVGIGTLYRHFPTRESLVEAVYLAERNRLCAAAEELLANHPPQAALRIWMNHFADYIATKREMADALRALIADGTVTRSQAREQLGTAVRRILDAGAADGTLRPDVDAEDVVVALVGVFSVCTLPDQRDQAGRLLDLLMDGLRQT; this comes from the coding sequence ATGCCCACCCCACCCCCCACCCCGGCTCGCGCGGACGCCCAACGCAACCGCCAACGCCTCATCGAGGTGGCCCAACGCGCCTTCACCACCGGCGACACCAAGGTCCCCCTCGAGGCGGTGGCGAAGGAAGCAGGCGTCGGCATCGGCACCCTCTACCGCCACTTCCCCACCCGCGAATCCCTGGTAGAAGCCGTCTACCTGGCCGAACGCAACCGCCTCTGCGCCGCCGCCGAAGAACTCCTCGCCAACCACCCACCCCAAGCCGCACTCCGCATCTGGATGAACCACTTCGCCGACTACATCGCCACCAAGCGCGAAATGGCCGACGCCCTCCGCGCCCTCATCGCCGACGGCACCGTCACCCGCTCCCAAGCCCGCGAACAGCTGGGCACAGCAGTCCGCCGCATCCTCGACGCCGGCGCAGCAGACGGCACCCTCCGCCCCGACGTGGACGCCGAGGACGTGGTGGTGGCCCTAGTGGGAGTGTTCTCGGTCTGCACACTGCCCGACCAGCGAGATCAGGCAGGACGACTGCTCGATCTGCTGATGGACGGCCTGCGCCAGACATAG
- the glpD gene encoding glycerol-3-phosphate dehydrogenase — MQSTPLGAQYRLGALQQMAEEEFDVLVIGGGVVGAGAALDAATRGLSVALVEARDWAAGTSSRSSKLIHGGLRYLEQRDFGLVREALTERSLLLNRIAPHLVRPVPFLLPLRHRVWERFYIGAGVLLYDTMGGARTLPRHRHLSKTAALRRAPALRSDSLTGAIQYYDAQVDDARFVMALARTAAQYGARVATRTKVTGLLREGGRVTGAVVRDLEGGGSIEVRARQVVAATGVWTDDIHELAQLRASISVRASKGVHLVVPRDRIDLRTGLISRTEKSVLFIIPWGRHWLVGTTDTDWDLDREHPAASRADIEYLLEHANAVLAKPLTEEDIEGVYVGLRPLLSGTADQTTKLSREHVVASPAPGLVVVAGGKYTTYRVMAKDAIDAAVEDLGTADEAKIPDSVTDKVPVLGAEGFAARWNERARIARRTGLHQVRVEHLLRRYGTCVEELLELIAADKSLGDPIAGADDYLRVEAVYAASHEGALHLEDVLTRRTRISIEAFDRGVAAAPEVAALMAPVLGWSEATVREEVERYRGRVEAERASQAREDDAEADAVRRAAPDLDDGARGGGGAGAAGAADAREVDAASCGAAASEKQR; from the coding sequence GTGCAATCCACACCCTTGGGCGCCCAATACCGGCTCGGCGCGCTCCAGCAGATGGCCGAGGAGGAGTTCGACGTCCTGGTCATCGGCGGCGGCGTGGTCGGGGCCGGGGCCGCGCTCGACGCGGCCACCCGCGGGCTGTCCGTCGCCCTGGTCGAGGCGCGCGACTGGGCCGCCGGGACCTCGAGCCGCTCCAGCAAGCTGATCCACGGCGGCCTGCGCTACCTGGAGCAGCGCGACTTCGGCCTGGTGCGCGAGGCGCTGACCGAGCGCAGCCTGCTCCTGAACCGGATCGCGCCGCACCTGGTCCGGCCGGTCCCCTTCCTGCTGCCCCTGCGGCACCGGGTATGGGAGCGCTTTTACATCGGCGCCGGCGTCCTGCTCTACGACACCATGGGCGGCGCGCGGACCCTGCCTCGCCACCGCCACCTGAGCAAGACCGCGGCGCTGCGGCGCGCGCCGGCCCTGCGCTCGGACTCGCTGACCGGCGCGATCCAGTACTACGACGCCCAAGTCGACGACGCGCGCTTCGTGATGGCGCTGGCGCGGACCGCGGCGCAGTACGGGGCGCGCGTGGCGACCCGCACGAAGGTCACCGGACTGCTGCGCGAGGGCGGCCGCGTCACCGGCGCGGTGGTGCGGGACCTGGAGGGCGGCGGCAGCATCGAGGTGCGGGCCCGGCAGGTCGTGGCGGCGACCGGGGTGTGGACGGACGACATCCACGAGCTGGCGCAGCTGCGTGCGTCGATCTCGGTGCGGGCGTCCAAGGGCGTCCACCTGGTCGTGCCGCGCGACCGCATCGACCTGCGCACCGGGCTGATATCCCGGACCGAGAAGAGCGTGCTGTTCATCATCCCCTGGGGTCGGCACTGGCTGGTCGGCACCACCGACACCGACTGGGACCTGGACCGCGAGCACCCGGCGGCCAGCCGCGCCGACATCGAGTACTTGCTCGAACACGCCAACGCGGTCCTCGCCAAGCCGCTGACGGAGGAGGACATCGAGGGCGTGTACGTCGGCCTGCGACCCCTGCTCTCCGGCACCGCGGACCAGACCACGAAGCTCTCCCGCGAGCACGTCGTCGCCTCCCCGGCACCCGGCCTGGTGGTCGTCGCCGGCGGCAAATACACGACCTACCGCGTGATGGCCAAGGACGCCATCGACGCCGCCGTCGAGGACCTGGGCACCGCCGACGAGGCGAAGATCCCCGACTCGGTCACCGACAAGGTCCCGGTCCTCGGCGCCGAGGGCTTCGCCGCACGCTGGAACGAACGAGCCCGCATCGCCCGCCGCACCGGCCTGCACCAGGTCCGCGTCGAGCACCTGCTCCGCCGCTACGGCACCTGCGTCGAGGAACTGCTCGAACTCATCGCCGCCGACAAATCCCTCGGCGACCCGATCGCCGGCGCCGACGACTACCTGCGCGTCGAGGCGGTCTACGCGGCATCGCACGAGGGCGCCCTGCACCTGGAGGACGTGCTGACGCGCCGCACGCGGATCTCGATCGAGGCCTTCGACCGCGGTGTGGCGGCGGCGCCGGAGGTCGCGGCGCTGATGGCACCGGTGCTGGGCTGGAGCGAGGCGACGGTGCGCGAGGAGGTGGAGCGCTACCGCGGCCGCGTCGAGGCCGAGCGGGCTTCGCAGGCTCGGGAGGACGACGCGGAGGCTGATGCGGTGCGGCGGGCTGCGCCGGATTTGGACGATGGGGCGCGGGGTGGTGGTGGCGCTGGCGCTGCTGGTGCTGCTGACGCGCGGGAGGTTGATGCGGCGAGTTGCGGGGCGGCGGCTTCGGAGAAGCAGCGCTGA
- a CDS encoding MerR family transcriptional regulator, giving the protein MNDEEYRVDDLARLSGMTVRNIREHQSRGLLPAPTVRGRVGYYGPEHLARLEQIKRLQAEGFTLDSIRRMLGGGAEFASFASAVHQAFDDGDKRVVRLGDIHTLFPGLDEGDAEGSTALLDQAVDLGLLRPLGNGRFEERSPQLTRIGAELMALGIPPDSALKAAAEARTHVQAVAKCFVQLYMDQIWAPFAAAGHPADQWPDILSGLDRLRPLALDSMLALMRMALDEAATQLIEERAGLR; this is encoded by the coding sequence GTGAACGACGAGGAATACCGCGTCGACGACCTCGCGCGCTTGTCCGGGATGACGGTCCGCAACATCCGCGAGCACCAGTCCCGCGGCCTGCTCCCCGCCCCGACCGTCCGCGGCCGCGTGGGCTACTACGGTCCCGAACACCTGGCGCGCCTGGAGCAGATCAAGCGTCTGCAGGCCGAGGGCTTCACCCTGGACTCGATCCGGCGCATGCTCGGCGGCGGCGCGGAGTTCGCCTCCTTCGCCTCCGCCGTCCACCAGGCCTTCGACGACGGCGACAAGCGCGTCGTCCGCCTCGGCGACATCCACACCCTGTTCCCCGGCCTGGACGAAGGCGACGCCGAGGGCAGCACCGCCCTCCTGGACCAGGCCGTCGACCTCGGCCTGCTGCGCCCGCTCGGCAACGGACGCTTCGAGGAGCGCTCCCCGCAGCTGACCCGCATCGGCGCCGAGCTGATGGCCCTGGGCATCCCCCCGGACAGCGCCCTGAAGGCGGCAGCCGAGGCACGCACGCACGTGCAAGCCGTCGCGAAGTGCTTCGTGCAGCTGTACATGGACCAGATCTGGGCACCCTTCGCAGCCGCCGGCCACCCCGCCGATCAGTGGCCTGACATCCTCAGCGGCCTGGACCGCTTGCGCCCGCTCGCGCTGGACTCGATGCTGGCGCTGATGCGGATGGCACTGGACGAAGCCGCGACGCAGCTGATCGAGGAGCGCGCCGGGCTGCGGTAG
- a CDS encoding cysteine hydrolase family protein, with the protein MDRFNGLEIPESLTEALDPARLALIVYDMQVGVVRQIADGDAVLGNVRRVLAAARQCGVRTIFLRHYFLPASLAGVFQLRQAKLWQRKDAAADTRPLIPYGSPGFELVEGLDPGPDEAVIDKITMSAFEGTPLDIILRDCGVSSYLIVGVATEVGIEPTVRHSADLGYIPIVVRDACGAGNQDAAAHALAGLEFAGDTIFTDTDEVCRILGARTQDQARS; encoded by the coding sequence GTGGATCGTTTCAACGGCTTGGAAATCCCCGAATCCCTGACCGAGGCGCTCGACCCCGCGCGGTTGGCGCTGATCGTCTACGACATGCAGGTCGGCGTGGTGCGGCAGATCGCGGACGGCGACGCGGTGCTCGGCAACGTGCGGCGGGTGCTGGCTGCGGCGCGGCAGTGCGGGGTGCGGACGATCTTCCTGCGGCACTACTTCCTGCCGGCGTCGCTCGCGGGGGTCTTCCAGTTGCGGCAGGCGAAGCTCTGGCAGCGCAAGGACGCCGCCGCCGACACGCGGCCGCTGATCCCGTACGGCTCGCCCGGCTTCGAGCTGGTCGAGGGCTTGGATCCGGGCCCTGACGAGGCGGTCATCGACAAGATCACGATGTCGGCGTTCGAGGGCACGCCGTTGGACATCATCCTGCGCGACTGCGGGGTGAGCAGCTACCTCATCGTCGGTGTCGCGACGGAGGTCGGCATCGAGCCGACGGTGCGGCACTCCGCGGACCTGGGCTACATCCCCATCGTCGTGCGCGATGCCTGCGGCGCCGGGAACCAGGACGCCGCCGCGCACGCCCTCGCCGGGTTGGAATTCGCCGGCGACACGATCTTCACCGACACCGACGAGGTCTGCCGCATTCTCGGCGCCAGGACGCAGGATCAGGCTCGGTCATGA
- the glpK gene encoding glycerol kinase GlpK, which produces MVAHFVMSIDQGTTSTRCILFDRGGRLVSVSQREHKQYFPKPGWVEHDAAEIWRNLEHLAPEALAKVGVTTGQVAAIGIANQRETTVLWDRRTGHPLGRAIVWQDTRTDELVAEYARRPDASTVLEHSGLPLATYFSAPRIRWMLDHNPGLRERAERGEVLFGTMESWLIWNLTGGVDGGVHVTDVTNASRTQLMNIRTLEWDPELLDFFGVPAAMLPEIRSSAEVYGQAARALPGVRIAAALGDQQAALFGQTCFARGEAKCTYGTGSFLLLNTGDTPVRSTHGLLTTVGYRIGTEPAVYALEGSIAVTGSLVQWFRDSLGLITTAPEIETLARTVEDNGGCYIVPAFSGLFAPHWRSEARGVIVGLTSYITKGHLARAVLEATGWQTREVVDAMNADSGLALTTLKVDGGMTADNLLMQFVADVLDAPVVRPMVAETVSLGAAYAAGLAVGYWPDLEGLRRNWHRAALWNPAMDAGRRESEYGNWRRAVERTFDWIQPAAEARGE; this is translated from the coding sequence ATGGTCGCGCACTTCGTGATGTCGATCGACCAGGGCACGACATCCACGCGCTGCATCCTGTTCGACCGCGGCGGCCGCCTGGTCTCGGTGTCCCAACGCGAGCACAAGCAGTACTTCCCCAAGCCCGGCTGGGTCGAGCACGACGCCGCCGAGATCTGGCGCAACCTGGAACACCTGGCGCCCGAGGCACTGGCCAAGGTCGGGGTGACCACCGGCCAGGTGGCCGCGATCGGCATCGCCAACCAGCGCGAGACCACGGTGCTGTGGGACCGCCGGACCGGCCACCCGCTAGGCCGCGCGATCGTCTGGCAGGACACCCGCACCGACGAGCTGGTCGCCGAATACGCGCGCCGCCCGGACGCCTCGACAGTCCTGGAGCACTCCGGTCTGCCGCTGGCCACGTACTTCTCCGCGCCGCGCATCCGCTGGATGCTGGACCACAACCCGGGCCTGCGCGAGCGCGCCGAACGCGGCGAGGTGCTGTTCGGCACGATGGAGAGCTGGCTGATCTGGAACCTCACCGGGGGGGTGGACGGCGGCGTGCACGTCACCGACGTCACCAACGCCAGCCGCACCCAGCTGATGAATATCAGGACTTTAGAATGGGACCCGGAGCTGCTGGACTTCTTCGGCGTCCCGGCGGCGATGCTGCCGGAGATCCGCTCCTCGGCGGAGGTCTACGGTCAGGCGGCGCGCGCCCTGCCCGGCGTCCGGATCGCCGCCGCGCTCGGGGACCAGCAGGCGGCGCTGTTCGGGCAGACCTGCTTCGCCCGCGGCGAGGCGAAGTGCACGTATGGAACCGGCAGCTTCCTGCTGCTGAACACCGGCGACACCCCGGTGCGCTCCACGCACGGACTGCTCACGACGGTCGGCTACCGCATCGGCACGGAACCGGCGGTCTACGCCCTCGAAGGCTCGATCGCCGTCACCGGCTCGCTGGTCCAGTGGTTCCGCGACAGCCTCGGGCTGATCACCACCGCCCCGGAGATCGAGACGCTGGCGCGCACGGTGGAGGACAACGGCGGCTGCTACATCGTCCCGGCCTTCTCAGGACTGTTCGCTCCGCACTGGCGCAGCGAGGCGCGCGGCGTCATCGTCGGGCTGACCTCCTACATCACCAAGGGACACCTGGCGCGTGCGGTCCTGGAGGCGACCGGCTGGCAGACGCGCGAGGTCGTGGACGCGATGAACGCCGACTCGGGTCTGGCGCTGACCACGCTCAAGGTCGACGGCGGCATGACGGCCGACAACCTGCTGATGCAGTTCGTCGCGGATGTCCTGGACGCCCCGGTGGTCCGCCCGATGGTCGCCGAGACGGTGTCGCTGGGCGCCGCCTACGCCGCCGGCTTGGCTGTCGGCTACTGGCCGGACCTGGAAGGCCTGCGCCGCAACTGGCATCGCGCCGCTTTGTGGAACCCGGCGATGGACGCCGGACGACGGGAGAGCGAGTACGGGAACTGGCGGCGCGCGGTGGAGCGGACCTTCGACTGGATACAGCCCGCGGCGGAGGCTCGGGGCGAGTAG